DNA sequence from the Malus domestica chromosome 06, GDT2T_hap1 genome:
TTTCTTAACTAAGTGGGAAACTAGGCTGATTCTCTCTCAAACTTACCCACATGGACTACAAAGGTTATAGGCTTGTATCTTTTGGCTCCCAAGCAATCCAAAGTCTTCCATAATCTTGACTTCACAAAGGCCCATATCTTGACTTCACAAAGGCCCATAATTTTCTGTAACCATCCACACTACAATTCACTTGACAAGCCCCAAACATGTGACTTGGGCTTACTTTTGCGTGAATAGTGATTAGCGTGATAAGGCACATGGCTGGATAAATATGCATAAATTGCGTGAGCATGATGTGATTTATATGAATGTCTAGCTTAATAACCGTAATGTGACATGATTGTAAATATTTTCCTTTCTCGATTTTGCACCTTTTCATATGTTTTGAGCTTGGTTTGAGGCTTGCATAGTAATTGGGCTTTGAGACTTGACTGGGCTTGTATGTGATATTTTTTGGCCTCAacaccaccaaagttcatgtaTAAACAATTGACTTAATCATGTATAAAAATCGAACAATATTATATTTGGTCCTTGAATTGGACTTTAAAAAACATATTTTTGTCTCATAAAAAATTACCCAATAACATAGCGACAATATCATTATTGTGGTGCTtaaaataatctcaaaaattTTAAAGGTGCCATGTGGACTTTTGctcaaaaaagataaaattgtcCTCATTAAATGAGCAGGCTCCTCAAATACTCTTATGTGTAGCTCAACACCCCTGAAGGCGCACAGCTCACCTGCTTTGGTAAagaaaagtcaaagcattaaagaAAATGATTAATTACAtgaatcctatctttaatacattcccaattgaagattgacttcaTTCAAGTAAGTACTccctatttaaatcaattaggaaTATTTACatcattatctcaagatattatttcctatttaatatcttaagAATATTCTCTCCATACACTTTGGCTAATAGGATGCCTCCATGTATAGGGTAAAACCCATATACCATGGCCGACCcccttccctatatatatatatatatctcaaattCTACCAAATTTTGGTAAGCTTTTGCTATCCATAAAAACCCTAACCCCTCATCCCCACctcgtgggcgtgtgaggcttaggtctttgatcaaatgtgttgattgttttacaggtgcattttcgtcaaagtaAGAAACGACAGAAATTTGAATCGGCAATTATTATACCATACCAACTGAATTATTAGCATACTAAAATTTAGGGTTACGAAATTTTGGCAGGGTAGTACCAAAATATTGGTATGGTAATTGGTACAAGAGCTTTGGTACAGTAATAGTACATAACTCACCCCTATTAATGTACAAACAATTGACTTAATCGTGTATAAACAGTTGACATGTTCATGTATAAACAATCGGTGTCACAATAGTTCAACTTACTTTAAACAGTTGACCTGATTATATATAAACATTCAAGGTTCAACTTATTTACGAAAATGTCACTGCTTCCCAAACTTCAATTTATTTACGAAAAAGCCACCATTTTTTTTACTTCATCTTTTTTACAATATTGCCGCTAAACTTTGGTGGGGGACTTTTAGTTCGAGGTGGAGTTGGGCTTTGAGAATGTTCTCTTGTCTCCTTTGGTTCACTTTCATACCAAGCACCTGAATATCTCGAAAGAGTTAGCTTGTCTTAAGAAATATCTTGGTTAGATCAATGACTCGAAGATTAGCATGATTAGGTAAATAATGGCTTGATCAAGAGAAGTGTGGTGTGGAAGCTAGAAGTTCATTAGTTTTAcatgaaagagagaaaaattggATGATTGTATAGGTGTTTGTTGTTTGATAATCTGGGTTTCCAAAGGTGGTAGCAAGACTTAGAATGGTTGCGATACTTAGAAGATGGACATGGAAAATACTAAGGTTGCAAGATGATGTTTCTGGGTTTTCTCTGGTTCTCTGTGTAAAAATTGGGGAATTGGTGGATCCCCTTTCTGAAGTTCTCCACATATATTTGTAGCTTAATGATCCCCTCCCAAGGGATCTCTATTTTGGACGTGTTTCTCTATCCCCTTTCTCCCTAGTTCTTTTTTACCCTTTATCCTGGTGTAAAGAGACTAGACTCTAGGACCTGCAACATGTCTTCTTCCTGACGCACAAGTTTCCTAGGTTAGCTTTCCACATGCGCTACTTTTAATAGTGTGCTTTATGGCTTTCACGCATTGAACTTCTGCGTAAGCTGGGAAGGGAAAGTTAGCATTAAATGCTTGTTTTGAAGGGCTttcatgtcacatcccggctcgggcccccaccacatcctgggctcgactccactataacacgatattgtccgttttgggctccgaccacgccctcacagttttatttctgggaactcacacgagaacttcctagtgggtcacccatcatgggattgctcttgcgcgaactcgcttaacttcagagttccaatggaacccgaagctagtgagatCCCAAAAGgactcgtgctaggtagagatgggaatatacatataagacttacatgatctactcccatgggcgatgtgggatgtgacAGTCCATCCCCCTTAggagcccgacgtcctcgtcagcatacatccggccagggattggctctaataccaaattatcacatcccggcccaagcccccaccacatccgagcttgactccaccatagcacgatattgctcgctttgggccccgaccacgccctcacggttttgtttataggaactcacatgagaacttcctagtgggtcacccatcatgggattgctctcgcgcgaactcgtttaacttcagagttccgatggaactcgaagccaatgagatcctaaaaggcctcgtgctaggtagagatgggaatatacatataaggcttacaggatccactcccatggacgatgtgggatgttacattgcACGTGAACTTAGGGTTGGAATTTGGTTTAATCCTAACTGAACTAGTTAGCTTGCTAGGAAAATAGGTAAAACTATGTTGATTCTTTCTCAATACCTGCCTACATGGACTTCAAATATTATGGGCTAGGATCTTCGAGCCCCCAAGTAGCCCAAATTCTTTCGTAACCTTGATTCCACATAAGCCTGATGAATTTCCGTAACCATCCACACCACAATTCACTTGACAAGCCCCGAGCATGTGACTTTGGCTTTATTTTAGTGTGACAAATAAGTATGGTTTGATTTATGAATATCCAATTTAATTACTGTAGCATGACATGTTTGAATAGAGGCTTGCATGGTAGTTGGGCTTCGAGACTTGTTTGGGCTTGTTCATGACATTTTTGGGCCTCAACAAACTTCAACTTATTTTTAAAACTATCACTACTGCTTCTTCTTtttgggaaaacaaaataattgttttgatttttgGTATCTATAAAATCAAAGTTATTCCATATTTATCACTGGTAGGCATGGCCTTGTTTCTTTCTTCTAGGTCCTAGGTTCAAGGCTTGTTAAGActttattttatgtattttatttgtCCGATTATGGGTTGTTGTTAAGActttattttatgtattttatttgtCCGATTATGGGTTGTACgataattcatataaaacaaaaGTTATTTTTCATTGGACTGTGTGCACGGGAACATGTGTTGTGCGTCAAATAGTTATGAGATTCGTACGTTGGACTATtggactaagtttattttaataaaaaaaatcatgctataactttatttaatgaaaaaaaacttaACTTTTAATGAaatcttttaaattttaataaaaaggattaaaaaaattaaaattttaatggaaaagacataattttaatatttaaaacaaaatttgacgCGTGGACCCACGCTTCCCTCACCcaaactgtttatgaaacttctgcactgtttataaaacttaatggtactgcactgtttatgaaacttaatggtattacactgtttatgaaacttactacactgtttatgaaacttaatggtactacactgtttataaaacttaacggtacgacactgtttatgaaactttctacactgtttatgaaacttaacgatactatactgtttatgaaacttaacggtagATGCTCGTCCCAAATTTTCAAGTGCTTTCACCAGAATGgaaaaaaagatttaaaaaaaaaacatgatagaGATCAACGTCCACACTGTTAAAATCATGCATGGCTAATAGCTCAATACCATTACTAGAAAAATGGGTGATGAGTCCAATTAATGGTGTAGCCCCACCCCTACCCCCAACCATCCTAACCCACACTTGACCGACTCCTTCCCAACCATACCTTCGCAGATGTGGTTCTGAATCGAACAGGACCCacttcaatttgaaattttaattttagaggAATAAAATATGCTTAGATTATGTCAAAGGGTTATGCAACTAAAGGATTGGTTGGGTGTTTTTTGCACGCGCCTTTagttagattttttttgttttttgtttctcttgtctttatcattaaataaagttatataaTGGTTTGTGGTTAAAACCCAAAGTTttgaagcccttttcattagttttcttaaaataaaaaaaaattttaatgtcattttcattagttttctgtACTTTAAAGTCCCTCATGTAGGAATTAGATCATCTCTGGATCCCTTCACTGGGGATTCCGGGGATGAATTAATAACAATCGTTCATCAAAGATCGTGCAACCacaatttttctcttttttatatttttcacgcaaaacaagattgctttacttttgaaaatatgaaaaacattCAATTGGGGCCCCACGATCTTTGATAAATGGTTAGTATTAATTGATCCCCCAAATCCCTAGTTTAGGAGATCCGGAAAGAATCTAATTCCCCTCATCCAAACTTAACACTAAAATAATATGTTGTGtatgaatgaggatcctctctggatcctcCAATTACGtctgttcattgtacatcgtgcgatcagttttcttcatgtactatttatattcaattttaaattaaaaaaattataataatttattaccaTACAGTTTTCttcaggtactatttatattcaattttaaattaaaaaaattataataatttattaccaCACAATATATGATGAACGAACGTGCCGGATCCTCATTctgttgtatatatatatgtttgccTTAAACCAAACACTATCGGTCTAGAAAGTTGTGTTCTAAAAATATATCGAATATTCTAACATAGTATGTGTCGCTGCATATTCCCACTTTAGCAAGACGTAGACATAATTTTGATCAATTAAGTACGTGATTACAACGTAAATTTCCATCCATTTTAAGTGCGCGATTACGATGATGACGCCTCATCATCTAATTTGTCAATCTTCcaccagaaaaaaaaacaacatcaaATGGTAAAGATCTCAACTACAAAACCGGTAGtccttcaaatttgttttaacaTATTCATTACCACAAGCCTCACAAAGAACCATGGGGGAAATTTTGCAAACCATCAGATAAAGAGGTGAAAACTTTTATCTACTTTTATTCCGGTTATGACAGATGACTTTACTTTAAGATCCTGGCTAGAAGACCATAAGAATCAAttgggaagaaaaaaatgaaggctTCTGAACTTGAAAGCATATGAAACTCGGCTTCAAGGACACCGCGAATCAACGGAGACTGTGATGGCGGCTAAATGCGGCTCCTGCTCTTTGATTGCTTCAGATTCTTGGACTAGTTTTGTCGCACATTTCTGCATCTCTTTTTTCTTACCCCATAGAAGAATGTACAAGCCGACGATCACAACGATAGATCCTAACAAGCTGCTCAGTGTCAATGCAGCACCAATGAGGAAAGTTATTACCAATGTACTAATCATATGTAGGTATTGGCAACTGTAAAATAGATATATAGGAAAGTTCACCTTCCGAGGTGGAGTAGTTCATGGAAGATGGGGATACCAATTAGGGCCACCATTATCTGCACGAGCGGGCTAAAAGCTGCAGTAAACACCGGCCCCCGTTTCCTCACACACCATGACATCCCCACAAAACCTAATCCCGATGCTATCATTCCCTGtataatgtatatatatacaccaatAGTAAGGCATGTAGCTGAAGCatgtataacttttttttttcttctgaacaAAGCGATATTCTAAGCTTCTTTAATTTCCTGGAAACGGATATATTAATTGCATTGGCCAACTGACATTACCTGGATTCGCGAAGTTGTATAACTTTTGGAACAAAGATACCAAAACCCCATAAGTATTTTTGCGTAATTGTAATTAGAAGAAGGGTAATACTTACAGAAAACAGGACAGCTATGACTTGTGTCCTTCCCCTCAGAACCCACATGGAAAGGTTCCTTCCTGTGCAAACACCAAGGATTGCAGACTGAATGGCACCAAAGAAATTCATTATTGTGGTGCTAGAATACTGGCAAGGATACATCTTGCTAATGTTTGTTTGAACAAGAAACCATGAAGACCACAATAGGGTTCCGCCAACCAAAGCTATAGAACCAATCGTCCATCCCCCATGGTTTCGCGTTGACCTCAGCTGAATTCCATGATCTATGGTTTGAGTACTAACTGTGGATTTTGAGGAATCAAATAGAGGAACTCCTTTGTAAAGAGTTAGTATAAAAGCACCACCGACGCACACCAGTGTACCGAGCACTTTTGCTCTCCCGCTGTGGCATTTTAAGTTCACTTTCTCTAACCTGCAAGATTAAACGCTCGATTTCGTACAGCAGCACGTGAACAAGATTCAAAGAACATGTAAATGAGGTTTTTGTGACTTTTTTTTTACCCGAACGGTAACGCCATTATGAAAGTGATCACCGGCACCATGTTGACGAAGGCACAGGCAAAAGTCGCAGATGTGTATTGGATTCCGAGGAGAAAGAAGTATTGTGTTAGGGATGTCCTGCAACAACAAAAAGATATAGACACatgaaaaaatggaaaattgatGTACAAGTCTCTGTCGAGTTTACTAACCCAAGAATTGCACTTAAGAAGAGAAAACATGTGATGCGAATTGTGAGCTTTGGTCTAGTATTCCTGCAAgcaaatcagaaaaatctgcAGCAAGTTAAGGCATAGAAATATCAAAATGAATTTCCGAAAAAGCGAGGAATGATGCTTGCCTACCTTTCCCCAAAGTAGCTAACTGGTGCTAAGAAAATGGTAGCAATCGTCAACCGGTACGTTATAAGAACCAAATGGTTCATTCCCTCATCGAGCACTTTCTTGAGCAGAATATTCACTATAGCGAACGAGAAATCGATTGCTACCATGGCAATAAAAGGCTTCCATTCGCCACACCCCTTCACGTCCGCCATTTCTGTGAGTCACACTAGGAGGCTGGGCTGAGCTAGCTAGGCCTCTCAACAACTCTGAGTTTTAGAGGATGATTTTCTTGTGCTTAAAAACACAGCAGAGGGCAGACCAATCTGTTGAGATATATAGACAAGCTCCAGAATAAGTGGGCACAAAGCAAGATTTAAATTCTGTAAATCACATCACTGCTTTAAGGAACAACTTTGCCATAATTTAATCTTtgattccctttcttttttcttcctttttttttcattgactGATACTTTCCAATGCACACAGACTAACCGGGGAATCGTTTTGTACAGTTCATTCGGGCATCGAATTCACGACCTCTCTCTCATACATCCCTACCCTAGAAGTTGTAGAGTCTTGTCATAGGCCATGAGTTTTTTTTACTACTGTATCAGGTTATGTTCTTTGCCCCAGTGAATCTTCTTTAAGTCAACAATTATACTATATATAGCTCATCATAGGCATCTCTTTTGAGTGGTGGTGTTGGAAATAAATACTCTTCTACCTCCTTCTGTGCTTCGCATTGGCATCTAATACTTCATCGTCGAACCAGGACGAACAACAGCCGTATATCTTCTACACATGGTCTAGAACAACATGTCAAATCTTCCCACCAAGaaacttaaaaaacaaaaagaaacgtAATGGTTAAAACATGGGATTGTGATCAATTAAACTATGTTGATCACCTACACGGGTGAGGCAAGCGAGGTGAGGTAGGGTTAGATTAGACGGAGGAGATTAGTAACGTTCATCTCATGAAGCGCCACTAACTATATCCTTTCTAGGCAGAATGCTTGTTCTTATGTCAATAAATCGTCGATAATATTGACAGATAACATGATaacagaaaaatatattattatccATACATTATGGCCATTATTAAATCTTCCTACcatataacttaaaaaaaagaagaaaaaaaaagaacaaagaaaCATAGTGTTTAAAACATGGGATtagccacttaatactacgtattcctcttcacttataagtaagaggtcttaggttcgattctcgtcaaaggcgaatttgaaccacattactgtttagcccattgtgaggctaagcccaccccctccctcttagtgtagataatattgtttgttccaaatttttttttgagattATGCTCAATTAACTTAGTTTGATCATTGAGCATGACCTGCATTCTTTATTTAAAAGGATAGACTGTCAATATACCGTCAATAATTAACAGATAACGTGTCAATAACAAAACGTATCAACGTATTAGTGATACAAATATCAACATTATTGACACAAAACCTAACCTTTAACAAATTATGAATATCATGCACACTCAATTACTAACTAAATCAGTACATCAATTGAGCACTTAAAACATATTGCGAGGGCACTGAAGCCCGATAGCTGAAAAGCCAAAGATTATGGAAATAAAGAATGATCAAAACTCAAGCTTTCTGTTCATTTTTCACAATTATAGGCATGAATGAATAGCAATGTCATCAATATGATTTGGCTAACATTATTGAATCACTAAATCACCACGTGTAGTCATTCTCTTTACGCTTAGTtagcttttttttatttcaagctcctctcctttttcttcaattttgtagtgggaagtgattttcacaaatattttttctctctttacAGACTTTTAACTATGTTTTGTCAttgaattaattggattaaagaaaaattgtagAATTATTAGAGAGACGGGACAAAAATTCACTTCCAACAATACTGATATTGTCCACTAACTTGTTAATTATCACATGCACAGTCGGACAGGTACACACTTTCAACAACACTAATATTGTCCCCTAGCTTATTAATTATCACATGCACAATCCGATAGGTGTGTGTGGTTTCGGTATTAGTATCAAAGAGACAGGTCAAAgacccacttccaacaacatcaATATTGTCCCCTTAACTTTTTAAGTCCGACAGGTGAAGGGTTTTAACACAAAAGGGGattaggatatttaaactcttctttttttAGAGATACAATCAATGTGAGATATTTCAACATAAACAACGAACATAAATAACCAAAAGTATGCTTGAAGAGAAAATAGACGTGTGAAAAACATCTCCGTTCTAAAATAGTTAGGGCACCAAATCAAGAATCTATATGTCAAATTAACTATTTTCTGGCCTGACCAGGACCATCAAGCAGTTACTTTTGTGAGATGACCATGACCACTCTTTATTGGGGACCCAAATTTGCATGTCCATATATACTACCTTTTTCTTCAGTTGCTATCTTTAGTAATTCCACTTAGCCTTTGCCTCATGCTTTGCATATATAAAGGTTTGAACTTTGAGGAGTGATATGTCCTGTGATTAGTACTGAGATTAGTCGATTGTTTTAGCTGAGCTTAGTCACGCATGTCTCTATTTCCCATCATTTCGAACTTTCTCAATCAATTGGTGGATATGTACCCGAGGAAGAAAATATCTGCTGATATAATGCGACAAAAGTAACAACGACGACAAGAATTATTGAATAATAAACTCTAAAAGATAATATGAGATAATCTTAAAGTTTATTTggtaatcaagaaaaatatctgATACAAGAGCATGACTTCTTattcatcaagaaaacaatcatAACCTAAAAGAAacaattatgaaattatttgtAAAATAACAAACTTTCTTAAAAACTCTTGAAACCTGATTATGTTTAATTAAACAGGATTATTGTGCCAACCAAAATAAAGAGGTAAAGTTTCCTCAAACCAAGGAACAATATTGTGTTACAAGTAACATAAAGACATGTACAAAATTGATGCTATTGATAAGATCCACTCATTTCCATACACCAAATTAGCAagaataaataagtaaaaataaaaagagctCCAGTACAGCAATTGATGATCAAATCTGCAAGAGAAAAAACACATTTGGGGGTTGTTTCTGCCGCTAACAAGTACAGAGTAGCAAAACATTTCGATTAGAAAATAACATGTGCTCAAATTTGATGCTCAATCTTCATAATTTTGCCATTTTGCACCGTCACGTGTCAGGAACAATCAGTCAGCAGCAGAGTTTTCATGAAGAAGCACGTATTCCCGGCTACTATTACCAAACCTAATTGTGTCCTTCTCAACAAGTTCATAATACATTTGAGGTTCGATTGCACTACCATTAATATATGTTCTGTTCGTGCTTCCAAGGTCAATTAAGTAAGGCCTTACTTGACTTTCTTCTACTCGCCGGAATTGCACAATAGCATGCTGTTTACTGCAAGACGGATGGAATGTAGGAATGTCTGCCACTCTCGTTTCCCTCCCGAAAACATGAATCTTTGATGATGCAATTCGTAAAAGGGTTCTTCGCTCGAAACCAAT
Encoded proteins:
- the LOC103438684 gene encoding WAT1-related protein At3g30340 isoform X1, which codes for MADVKGCGEWKPFIAMVAIDFSFAIVNILLKKVLDEGMNHLVLITYRLTIATIFLAPVSYFGERNTRPKLTIRITCFLFLSAILGTSLTQYFFLLGIQYTSATFACAFVNMVPVITFIMALPFGLEKVNLKCHSGRAKVLGTLVCVGGAFILTLYKGVPLFDSSKSTVSTQTIDHGIQLRSTRNHGGWTIGSIALVGGTLLWSSWFLVQTNISKMYPCQYSSTTIMNFFGAIQSAILGVCTGRNLSMWVLRGRTQVIAVLFSGMIASGLGFVGMSWCVRKRGPVFTAAFSPLVQIMVALIGIPIFHELLHLGSLLGSIVVIVGLYILLWGKKKEMQKCATKLVQESEAIKEQEPHLAAITVSVDSRCP
- the LOC103438684 gene encoding WAT1-related protein At3g30340 isoform X2, with the protein product MFSLLKCNSWVSKLDRDLYINFPFFHVSISFCCCRTSLTQYFFLLGIQYTSATFACAFVNMVPVITFIMALPFGLEKVNLKCHSGRAKVLGTLVCVGGAFILTLYKGVPLFDSSKSTVSTQTIDHGIQLRSTRNHGGWTIGSIALVGGTLLWSSWFLVQTNISKMYPCQYSSTTIMNFFGAIQSAILGVCTGRNLSMWVLRGRTQVIAVLFSGMIASGLGFVGMSWCVRKRGPVFTAAFSPLVQIMVALIGIPIFHELLHLGSLLGSIVVIVGLYILLWGKKKEMQKCATKLVQESEAIKEQEPHLAAITVSVDSRCP